The following DNA comes from Buttiauxella agrestis.
TCAGAGGGATGGATATAGGCAAATCCTTGTGTTCCAAAATGCATTCCCGCGACGAGCAGGTTTTCTCGGGCGACGTGTTGCAGAATTTCTGCGCGGGTTTGTTCAGCCTGCGCAGGGTTGCAATCAAACATAATGGAAACCTCAGGGTGAGCTGATTGTATATGGGGAAAATGAACCACATCGCCCCAGATAAGCAAACTCGTTTCCTTTGAATCAATCTGAAAACCCGTGTGGCCCGGCGTATGTCCAGGGAGCCAAACCGGGCGAATGCCTTCTGTTATCTCATCTTCGGAAATAATGTGCAGCTTGGGTGCATAGGCATCAAGTACGCGGCGGGCGAGCAAAAAATTACGCTGTCCTCGCTCGCTGGCTTCGTTGAAATGATGATCGTCTCGCCAGTATTCAGCTTCAAGAGCATGTAGATAGAGTTGCGCATTTTTATATACCGCAAGCCCCTGCTCATCCAGCAAGCCACCGATATGATCGGGGTGGCAATGCGTTATTAAGAGCGTGTCGATGTCGTCAGGAGAAACTCCGGAGGCACGCAGGTTTTTGCTGAGCATGCCTCCCGCGTTGTTCAACCCTCCCGTACCGCTATCAACCAGAATAGTGCGCCCACGGCCACGTATCAGGTAGCAATTGATGTGGATATTGCCGGGTTCATCAACACCCGCGCTATGCTGAATGGCCTCTGCTGCCGGTTTTCCAATGCCTGAGAGCAAATCCAGACTGGCTGCCATATTTCCGTCACTGACGGCGGTAACCAGAAAGTCACCAATCTGACGGGAGAAAAAAGTGGGATGATTCATAACTGTTACCTCAGGATGAATGACAGGAAGCACTAGACTCGCGCGATGACTTTCCGTCATCTTAAAGGCTTAAATCAGGCTCTTATAACGATACTATTTCACCTATCAATGACATTTTGTCACTGAACCTGCACGAACAGGATGGCTCTAATGCGCAGAAAACTTCCCAGTAGCGCTTCATTGCTGGCTTTCGAGTCAGCGGCAAGACACGGTAATTTTGCCAGGGCAGCCGAGGAGTTGTCGCTAACGGAAGGCGCTATCAGTCGCCAGATAGCACGCCTTGAATCGCTACTCAGCTGTAAACTCTTTGACCGCGTAGGGAGCCGGGTAAAACTTAATCCCGTGGGGATTCGCTATTCACATCATGTTCGCGAAATGCTTGAACGACTGGAAAGAGATACCCAGTACATTTGCGGTATTCACGAAGGAGGGCAAAGCCTGGAACTTGCCGTTCTCCCCACTTTTTCAAGCCGCTGGCTTATTCCTCGTTTGAATGGTTTCAGAGCCTTGCATCCTGATATCACACTGAATATTGCCGCCCGAAGCGACCCGTTTATTCTTGCTGGAAGTGGCTTTGATGCCGCCATTCATTTTGAACATCCTGGATGGGCGGGCATGAACGTCAGTTTTCTTCTTGAGGAGCGTTTGATACCGGTATGTCATCCGACATTGCTGACAAATGCAGATATGTCGCAACAACTTAACGGATTGCCGCGTATTCATCGGCGGCAGAATCCGGAAGCCTGGCATCACTATGCCCGGCAAAATGGAATTGCTTTTGATAACCCCTCTCAAGGCGACCGCTACGACCTGCACGAAATGGCTATCGCTGCGGCAATCACGGGACAGGGTGTTGCGCTGGTGCCACGTATGTACGTTGAAAAAGAGCTTCAGGATGGTTTGCTGGTGGCGCCCTGGCCGGAATCAGAAAGCCTGAGCAAAAAGTTTTGTCTTGTGAAGCCAACCGTTTCGGGAATCAACGATCGGGCATTACAGGCTTTTGAAACCTGGTTGCAGGTAGAAATCACGAGCGGTACGGCAAGGACAGATAATAAAAAACCCGTATTAACATGTCGTTAAGACGGGTTAGTGAACGTTCACGTACTAATCAGGTTTTAGCTTACTTGCCGATACAGAAGCTCGAGAAAATGCGTCCGAGCAAATCATCCGAGGTGAATTCACCGGTGATTTCACTCAGGCTTTGCTGAGAAAGGCGCAGTTCTTCCGCCAGCAACTCCCCGGCCCACGCGCCCAGCAGCTGCGCTTTGCCTTGTTGCAGATGGTCTGCCGCCTGTTCAAGCGCCTGCAAGTGGCGACGACGCGCCAGGAAGCCGCCTTCCATATTGGTTTCAAAGCCCATGCTCTGTTTTAGATGATCGCGCAGCACATCTACGCCTTCACCGGTACGCGCAGACAGGCGTACAAGTGAGTGACCATTCACATCGCTTAGCCCCAGCGTTTCACCTGTGACATCCGCTTTGTTGCGCACCACGGTAATCGGCAAACGGGCCGGTAAGCGTGCAATAAAGTCTGGCCAAATATCGGCAGGGTCTGTGGCGTCGGTGGTGGTTCCGTCGACCATAAACAGCACGCGGTCCGCTTGTTCAATCTCATTCCACGCACGTTCG
Coding sequences within:
- a CDS encoding MBL fold metallo-hydrolase — translated: MNHPTFFSRQIGDFLVTAVSDGNMAASLDLLSGIGKPAAEAIQHSAGVDEPGNIHINCYLIRGRGRTILVDSGTGGLNNAGGMLSKNLRASGVSPDDIDTLLITHCHPDHIGGLLDEQGLAVYKNAQLYLHALEAEYWRDDHHFNEASERGQRNFLLARRVLDAYAPKLHIISEDEITEGIRPVWLPGHTPGHTGFQIDSKETSLLIWGDVVHFPHIQSAHPEVSIMFDCNPAQAEQTRAEILQHVARENLLVAGMHFGTQGFAYIHPSESGYSIKYTQAELAED
- a CDS encoding LysR substrate-binding domain-containing protein: MRRKLPSSASLLAFESAARHGNFARAAEELSLTEGAISRQIARLESLLSCKLFDRVGSRVKLNPVGIRYSHHVREMLERLERDTQYICGIHEGGQSLELAVLPTFSSRWLIPRLNGFRALHPDITLNIAARSDPFILAGSGFDAAIHFEHPGWAGMNVSFLLEERLIPVCHPTLLTNADMSQQLNGLPRIHRRQNPEAWHHYARQNGIAFDNPSQGDRYDLHEMAIAAAITGQGVALVPRMYVEKELQDGLLVAPWPESESLSKKFCLVKPTVSGINDRALQAFETWLQVEITSGTARTDNKKPVLTCR